A section of the Streptomyces sp. CG1 genome encodes:
- a CDS encoding winged helix-turn-helix domain-containing protein: protein MRYAQGGGLDAAGRARREALRMQAAAMFVEDVTPSEIAKRLRVTVRSIYRWRADFERGGTAALASRGPLGQRCKLSTKSQVKLAAMLNEGPAAFGWDEDQVWTGARVAKLIGRKLHVSYSADAAARLIRRLGFTPQMPARRAAQRDELAIAAWKEATWPAVKGHRPRSAPSFASRTRQASI, encoded by the coding sequence GTGAGATATGCGCAAGGCGGCGGGCTGGACGCCGCGGGGCGGGCACGCCGCGAGGCGTTGCGGATGCAGGCTGCCGCGATGTTCGTCGAGGACGTCACGCCTTCGGAGATCGCCAAGCGGCTGCGGGTGACGGTGCGGTCGATATACCGGTGGAGGGCTGACTTCGAGCGCGGCGGGACGGCGGCGCTGGCAAGCCGGGGCCCGCTGGGGCAGCGGTGCAAGCTCAGTACGAAGTCGCAGGTCAAGCTGGCCGCGATGCTGAACGAGGGCCCGGCGGCGTTCGGCTGGGATGAGGACCAGGTGTGGACCGGGGCTCGGGTCGCCAAGCTGATCGGCCGCAAACTCCACGTCTCCTACAGCGCCGACGCGGCAGCCCGGTTGATCCGTCGGCTCGGCTTCACCCCACAGATGCCGGCGCGACGGGCCGCCCAGCGCGACGAGCTCGCGATCGCCGCCTGGAAAGAAGCAACGTGGCCTGCGGTAAAAGGACACAGGCCGCGCTCGGCGCCTTCGTTTGCTTCGAGGACGAGGCAGGCCAGCATCTGA
- a CDS encoding transposase codes for MACGKRTQAALGAFVCFEDEAGQHLTPPRGRTWGRRGQTPIVKVAGRSSGRVSIAGVIAVRPGARTRLFYRLRIHRGRKNERRSLSERDYIGLIDAAHQQLRAPIILVWDRLNTHVSATMKQMIAERAWLTVVLLAAYAPDLNPVEGVWSHVKRSLANLAALTSMRWRR; via the coding sequence GTGGCCTGCGGTAAAAGGACACAGGCCGCGCTCGGCGCCTTCGTTTGCTTCGAGGACGAGGCAGGCCAGCATCTGACGCCGCCGCGCGGCCGAACCTGGGGACGTCGGGGCCAGACCCCGATCGTGAAGGTGGCCGGGCGCAGCTCCGGGCGGGTATCGATCGCCGGAGTGATCGCGGTCCGTCCCGGGGCGCGCACGAGACTGTTCTACCGGCTGCGCATCCACCGCGGCCGCAAGAACGAGCGACGCTCCTTGTCCGAACGCGACTACATCGGGCTGATCGACGCCGCCCACCAGCAGTTGAGAGCCCCGATCATCCTGGTCTGGGACCGGCTGAACACCCACGTGTCGGCAACCATGAAACAGATGATCGCTGAACGAGCCTGGCTGACCGTCGTGCTGCTCGCGGCCTACGCCCCGGACCTGAACCCGGTCGAGGGCGTGTGGTCCCACGTCAAACGCAGCCTGGCCAACCTGGCCGCGCTCACCTCGATGCGCTGGAGACGCTGA